In Neisseria perflava, the DNA window GTCGAAGCCATCCGCGCCCTGCGCACCAATATCTACTTCTCCATGCTGGACGCGCCTAACAACATCCTCATGATTACCGGTGCCGCGCCTGAAGCAGGTAAATCCTTTATCTCCGCCAACCTCGCCACCGTAATGGCGCAGTCAGGCAAACGCGTTCTGCTTATCGATACCGATATGCGCAAAGGCTACCTCGACCGACTCTTCGGCCTTACCCCCGAGTTCGGCTTGTCTGACATCCTCAACGGCAAAGCGGCTCCGGCCAAAGCCGTACAAGAGACCGGCATTGAAAACCTCCACCTCATCAGCAGCGGCAGCTATCCTAGCAATCCATCCGAGCTTTTGATGGACAAACGTTTCAACGAGTTGCTCGCCCACGCGCGCCAACGCTACGATTACGTCATCTTGGACACGCCGCCTGTATTGGCCGTGACCGACGCCGTCATCATCGGCCAACATGCAGGCACCGTCCTGATGATAAGCCGTTATGCACACACGCGTGCACGAGAGCTTGAGGCCAGCGTTGAACGCCTCAAACAAAACCGTATCAACATCAAAGGTGTCGTCCTCAACGGCATGAAGCGCGAAGCCAACAACAGCTACGACTACTACGCCTACGATGCCTACCATTCCGGTAACAATAAATCATAAACCGAAGCAGGCCGTCTGAACTTTCAGACGGCCTAAGGCTTTTTAAACGGCACAAAAAATTTTTCACAAACGCCGCCCTTGCACCCCAAAGCCGTTTGTTTTAAAGTAAGCCCCGTTCCCATATGGAAGAGAAACATGAAAATTACCGTCATCGGCGCAGGTTCGTGGGGTACAGCTCTCGCGTTGCACTTTGCGCACCACAACAATGAAGTTGCCCTTTGGACACGCAATCCCGACCAAATCCGCACCCTGCAAGCAGATCGCGAAAACAAACGCGGCCTGCCCGGCTTCCCTTTCCCTGAGTCCCTAACCGTTCACGCCGATTTGGGAGAAGCGCTGAAAGACAGCCAACTTGCCCTGATCGTCACCTCCGTAGCCGGACTCAGAAGCAGCGCCGAGCTGCTCAAACAGCATAACGCCGCCGATATTCCCGTTCTCGCCGCCTGCAAAGGTTTTGAACAAGATACCGGCCTTTTGACTTTCCAAGTACTGAAAGAAGTCCTGCCTAACAATAAAAAAATCGGCGTTCTCTCAGGACCGAGCTTTGCCCAAGAACTTGCAGCACAACTACCTTGCGCCGTCGTGCTTGCTTCCGAAAACAAAGACTGGGTGGAAGAAACCACTGCCCAACTGAACACCAACGTAATGCGCCTGTACGGCAGCACCGACGTCATCGGCGTCGCTGTGGGCGGTGCCGTTAAAAACGTCATGGCAATTGCCACCGGCCTTTCAGACGGCCTCGAATACGGCCTCAATGCACGCGCAGCCTTAGTAACACGCGGCCTTGCCGAAATCACCCGCCTTGCCATCGCCATGGGCGCACAACCTAAAACCATGATGGGCTTGGCAGGCATCGGCGACCTTATCCTAACCTGTACCGGCGCACTCTCGCGCAACCGCCGCGTCGGCCTCGGCCTCGCAGAAGGCAAAGAGTTGCATCAAGTGCTTGTTGAAATCGGCCACGTTTCCGAAGGCGTCAGCACCATTGAAGAAGTCTTCAACACCGCTGCCAAATACCAAATCGATATGCCCATCACTCAAACCCTGCTGCAACTCATCCGCAAAGAAATGACCCCGCAGCAAGTCGTTGAACGACTGATGGAACGAAGCGCGCGCTTCGAATAAACGGTCGCGCCGTCTGCCATTCAGACGGCCTGACGCACAATATGGCGGCCATCAGGCCGTCTGAAGGGAAACACATGAACCAATCACTGAACAATCTGGAAATCAACGTTTACCAACTTGTCCAAAAATTTGAAACGCTGGTTTCAGAAAACCGCCGTCTCAACGAAGAAATCGACAGACTCAAACTCGAGCAAGAGCAACAAAAACACCAACACGACGCTGCCATTGACGAACTTAGTGAAGCCTTGCTGGTTCAAGTCGGCAAACTCAAAGAAGACCTGCAAAGCAAAATTGACAACCTGACTGCCGAAAAAGAAAACTACCGCAACGCGCTGGCCCAAAGTGCAGACCAAATCCGCAGCCTCATTGCCCGATTGCCCCAAGAAACACAACAATAAAAGGATGCCTCGTGAGTATCGAACAAGTCAATCTCGACATCATGAATGTCAACTTCACCATCAACACGCCGAGTGAAGAAAAAGCCACCCTCCTGCAAGCCGTTGAAATGCTAAACAAAAAAAGCGATGCGATTAAAGAAAGCGGCCGCATCGTCGGCACGGACAAAATCGTCGTCATGGCAGCCCTCAACGTTGTACACGACCTCTTGAAAGCCACCCTCAACGACGATTTGGCAATCGGTGAATTTGAGCGTAGAATAACCGACATGAACAACGCGTGCCAAAAAGCACTGGCGCGCTTGGAGTAAAACTGATTTTCCCCTTTTCCCTGCGGTGTTCGCGAAGGCATACATTCCTTTGAACCAATACGTTCGCTTTAGGTTGCCGGGAGCTGTAGTGGGCGCGAGCGTCCGTTTATCGGACGCACCCGAAACTACCCGAGGTGACCGCCTTGTCAGCAAGGTTCAAGCGGATTCAGCCTAAACGGCACTCGTGGGGATTCCCTAAAAAAGCCATACCGACAGGTGTGGCTTTTCCCTTTCCAAGTAAAGACTTTCGTAAAGATTTCCGGCCGTCTGAAAAAACCGCATATTCATGCATCAAACACGTTCGATTAAGATTGACAAAAACCAATCTCCTCTTTAAAATCCATAACTTTCTATATATATCTGGATTCCAACCATGAAAACCTTCTCTGCAAAACCCCACGAGGTGAAGCGCGAATGGTTCGTCATTGACGCAGAAGACAAAGTTCTGGGTCGTGTCGCAGCCGAAGTCGCACACCGTCTGCGCGGCAAACACAAACCCGAATACACCCCTCACGTTGATACCGGCGACTACATCATCGTCATCAACGCAGACAAACTGCGCGTGACCGGTGCTAAATTCGAAGACAAAAAATACTTCCGTCACTCTGGTTTCCCAGGCGGCATCTACGAGCGTACTTTCCGTGAAATGCAAGAGCAATTCCCTGGCCGCGCTTTGGAACAAGCCGTAAAAGGCATGTTGCCTAAAGGTCCTCTGGGCTACGCCATGATCAAAAAACTGAAAGTGTACGCCGGCGCCGAACACGGCCACGCTGCACAACAACCTAAAGTTTTGGAACTGAAATAATAAGGACACGACATGAACGGTAAATACTACTACGGCACAGGCCGCCGCAAAAGTTCAGTGGCTCGTGTATTCTTGACTAAAGGTACCGGCCAAATCATCGTAAACGGCCGCCCCGTTGACGAATTTTTCGCACGTGAAACCAGCCGCATGGTTGTACGTCAACCTCTGGTTTTGACTGAAAATGCCGAATCTTTCGACATCAAAGTTAACGTAACCGGTGGTGGCGAAACTGGTCAATCCGGCGCCATCCGTCACGGCATCACCCGTGCACTGATCGACTTCGATGCAGCTCTGAAACCAGCCCTGTCTCAAGCAGGCTTCGTTACTCGCGATGCTCGTGAAGTTGAACGTAAAAAACCTGGTTTGCGCAAAGCACGTCGCGCAAAACAATTCTCCAAACGTTAATACGTTTTCAGAATCGAATCAAAAAGCCTTGCTTTGCAAGGCTTTTTTCATTTATCAAACAATAATCCAATATCCCCGCAATATATGATGAAAACCCTGCTCCACTACGCCAAATCATTGCTTCAGGCTGTGATTCTCTTCATCTTCTTATCCCTGATTGTCGACTGGGTGCGCAAGCCTGACCAACCTTTGCAGTCGGCAGCACAAACACTGACTTTAACCAATGGTCAAACCACTTCCCTCCAATCCTTCAGCCAAAATCGGGTTGCCGTCGTTTATTTTTGGGGCAGCTGGTGTCGTATTTGTTCATACACATCATCAACCATAGAAAAACTGCACCAAGACAATATCCCAACATTGGGCGTAGCCTTGCGCTCCGGAAGTGACGCGGACATTGCCCACCATATGCAACAAAACAATCTATCCTTTCCAAACTTCAACGATTCAGACGGCCTGATGGCTCAAAAATGGAACATAGCCGTCACACCAACCATTATCATATTAAAAGATGGCAAAATGATTCATCACACATCCGGACTTTCCAGTTATATCGGATTAAAAATCAGAATTTACTTGGCAAATATCTTCAGCTAAATTCATTGAAAATCCACTAAAAATAGAAAATCTAAAGAATAATTTCACCTGAATATATTCAAACAATTCAATTTCATAAATAAATAAACTATCTCTTTCCCAATAACATATCATTTTGTTGAGATTATAAAGAAAATAGACTAAGATATAACCATAAGAACAATTGGAAACATTATTATCAAAACAAACTGTTAGAGATTCTCATCTAATATCGTGGCAGTGATGCTTTTGTTCCCATAGACCCGGCTGCCGATGGCAGCCTTAAAACAGCAATATTCACCTTTATCAATCTACCTCACGCTTCAACGGTTTGATTTTTGATAACACCGGAGACTTAGTAATGCCCAACCAATCTAAACATGCATCTATCAATATCGGTCTGATTCAGGCACGGGAAGCATTGATGACCCAATTCCGCCCTATTCTGAACCAAGCCAATATTACTGACCAGCAATGGCGTATCATCCGGCTCTTAGCGGAAAACGGCACACTCGACTTTCAAGATTTGGCCAATCAGGCCTGCATCCTTCGCCCCAGCCTGACCGGCATTCTGACTCGCCTGGAAAAAGCAGGTTTGGCCGTTCGCCTGAAGCCTTCCAACGACCAACGCCGTGTTTATCTGAAACTAACGCCCGAAGGTGAGAAACTCTATGAATCCATCGGTGCATTGGTTGACGAACGCTACGATGCGATTGAAAAAGTTCTGTCCAAAGAAAAAATGGCACAACTCAAAGAACTCTTGGCAGAGCTGGCAAAAATCGAACAGGCATTAAAATAAAGAAAGCCGGATGACAGACTCAACACACACACTCAAGAGACCATTTCGAGATGCCATGGCCTCCTGTGCCGCCGGCGTACACATTATCACGACAGACGGCGAAACGGGACGCTATGGCATTACTATGACTGCCGTAACTGCCGTTACCGACGAGCCGCCGACGGTCATGCTGTGCATCAACCGCCAATCCGCCATCATTCCCATCCTGCAAGGCAACCGTGACTTGTGCATCAACACGCTCAACGACAGCCAACAGGATGTTGCTGAACACTTTGCCGGACTGACCGACCTCTCGCCCGAAGAACGCTTCGAATACCATATTTGGCACAGGGGACAAACCGGACAGCTTGAAGTCGAAGGTGCGCTGGCGCACCTGCACGGCAGCATTGTCGATCAACGCGAAATCGGCACGCATTACGTCTTTTTCGTTCAGCTCAACGAAATCCGCAATACCGACACGCAGGCACCGGCATTGCTGTATTTTCGTAGGCAATTCAAATCTTTGGCATAAATAAAGGTCTCAGGCCGTCTGAAAAATGAAACCGATGTTTCAGACGGCCTGAGACTTTTTCTGTTTCACACATTATAGGCACACCCATGAAAGCAATGATATTGGCCGCCGGTCGCGGCGAACGCATGCGCCCGCTGACCGACCACACGCCCAAACCCTTACTCGAAGTAGCAGGCACGCCGCTTATCGGCTGGCACTTGCGCCGCCTGCAACAAGCCGGTTTCACTGAAATCGTCATCAACCATGCCTGGCTTGGCCAACAAATCGAAGATACCTTGAAAGACGGTTCGGACTACGGCGTACGCATTGCCTATTCTCCAGAACTCGCCGGAGGCCTGGAAACCGCCGGTGGCATTGCCACCGCCCTGCCTCTTTTGGGCGACGAGCCGTTTTTGGTCGTCAATGGCGATGTGTTGACTGACATTGATTTCCAAGCTGCACGACTGGCTGCCCAGCGTATGCAGGAACACAACCTTCTCTCCCATTTATGGCTGGTGGACAATCCACCCCACCATCCCGAAGGCGACTTCGGCCTGCTTTCAGACGGCCTGGTATCCGCCTCATCTGCAGACGGCCAAGCCCTGACTTTCAGCGGCGTGGGCGTTTATCATCCCGCACTTTTCAAAGATACCCCGGCGCATCAGGCTGCCAAACTTGCCCCTCTGTTGCGTCAAGCCATGAGCCAAAGCCAAATCAGCGGCGAACACCACAACGGCCTTTGGTTGGACGTCGGCACAGTCGAACGCCTGCAAGAAGCCGACCGTGTCGCCCAAAGCTGGTAAAACAAAAGGGGCGTATCCGATACGTCCCTTTCAATATCAAAGGCCGTCTGAAAATATTGACCAACTCAGTTTTCAGACGGCCTTAATCTATCATCAAGCTTTAGCCAATTTCTTTTCTTTCTTCATTCCCAACAAGCCATTGACAATCATCACGCACAATCCCGACCAAATCAGGCCATAGCCGATCAATGCGCCTTTTTGCACCGGCTCACCCAGCCATACAATCGACACAATAAAAAGCAATACAGGCTCCAAATAGCTCAACATGCCGAACACCGCAACCTGCAACAACTGACTCGCCTTCAAATTCAAATGCATAGATATTGCGCTATTGAAGCCTAGCAACACAATAAAGAAAATTAAAACCGGTTTGGCCGCAATCATCGCCGGCGTATCCGTTGCAAATATAATATACGCCAACGCAAATGGCGTAATCATCATCAAATCAAAAGTCAGACCGATTAAAGAAGGCACACCCAGTTTTCGGCGTGGCAGATAATAAAACGGATAGGTGCCGAACACCCATACAGTCGTCCACGAAAACGCACCCGACCGTAGCAACTCGCAAGCCACGCCTGCACATGCCAACGCAACGGCAACCGTCTGCAACCGGTTTAAACGCTCTTTAAACCAAATCCGCCCACCCAGCATCATCGCCAAAGGAAACAGGAAATAACCCATGGCGATGTTTACCCCTTCGCCGTTGACCGGCCCCCAGACAAACAGCCACAACTGGCTGGCAAATATCGGCGTCGGCAATACAATCAACAGCCACCGCTTCCAATCACGGCCGATATTGTTCGCAAACCGCGCCGCCGCCTGCCAACCGTTGACCATGGTCATCAGCACGCATAAAGCCGACAGCATCGCCACCATACGCCACGCAAAAATTTCCGTGCCGCTCATCGGCTGCATCCATACGCCGTACAGAAACAGCATGGCAAACAACAAATTGGACGCTATCGCAGCCAGCAAACCTTTGGATAAATTCGTCATTTCAGACGGCCTTTTGCAATCAATCAAAGTTAATATTGTAGAAAAAACGGATGAAAAAATTACTCATCTTTTTGAATGAAGTTTTACCGCAAACATCCGTTTCATTAAAGGCCGTCTGAAAACCATATCTTCAGGTTTTCAGACGGCCTTTCATTGCATCGAAGCAGTCTAATACATCAGCCCTGCTTCACAATATCCGACAGCGGCCAGCGCGGCTTAACATTGAATGCACTGACAGCCTGACGCTCGGCAAGACGCATCGCGCCGGCAAAGGCAATCATTGCGCCGTTGTCGGTACAGTATGCCATCGGCGGAAAATAAACATTGATTTTTTCTTCCTGCGGTTTGGGTTTGCCTTTTTCAGACGGCATTTTGACGGTTAAGCGCGAAAATTCATCACGCAGTTTCCAGTTTGCACCCACACCACCGGCAACCACCAAAGTTCTGAAGCCGGTATCCAACAACGCTTTTTTGGCTTTGGCCGCCAATACGTCAACTACCGCATCTTGGAAAGCGCGGCAAATGTCGTTGCGTGTTTGTTCGGGAATTTCATCGCTGCCGGTTTCGGCACGGACTTTTTCAACAGCGGTCAAAACGGCGGTTTTCAAACCAGAAAAGCTCATCTGCAAATCATGTGAATGGAGCATGGGGCGTGGAAATGTGAAAGCATCAGGCGTGCCAAGTTTGGCCAGCTCGGACAATTTGGCACCGCCGGGATAAGGCAGACCTAAAAGCTTGGCCGTTTTATCAAACGCCTCGCCTGCCGCATCGTCTACGCTCTCACCCAACAAAGTGTAATCGCCGATACCGCGTACAGCCATAAATTGCGTATGTCCGCCCGACACTAGCAAAGCGACAAATGGAAATTCAGGCTTGTCGTCTGCCAACAAAGGCGAGAGCAAATGTCCTTCAAGATGGTGGACGGGGATGACGGGCTTGCCGATGGCAAATGCCAACGCATTGGCAAATCCTGAACCGGCCAGCAATGCGCCGCCCAAGCCCGGGCCTTGCGTAAAGGCAACCGCGTCGATGTCGGCATAGCCTACGCCAGCCTCCTTCAAGCAACCTTGCGTCAACGGCACGACACGGCGGATATGGTCGCGGCTGGCCAATTCGGGGACAACGCCGCCGTATTCGGCGTGCATCGCCATTTGTGTGTGCAAATGATGCGCCAACAGGCCGCGCTCGGTATCGTAGAGCGCAACGCCAGTTTCGTCGCAAGATGATTCAATTCCTAATACCAACATGGTTTGAGGCCGTCTGAAAAAATGATTAAAAACGATTCAGACGGCGTTTTCTCCGAAAACGGAAAAAGGCCGTCTGAAATAAAGTGTGGGATAAGCTGCTTACAAAGTGCCGTAAGAATGCAGGCCGCTCAAGAACATATTCACGCCGATAAAAGCAAAGGCGGTAATGATCAGGCCGATGACTGCCCACCAAGCCAACACCCTGCCGCGCCAGCCTGCCACCAGCCGCAAATGCAACCAGACAGCGTAATTCAGCCAAACGATGAATGCCCAAGTTTCTTTCGGGTCCCAGCTCCAATAGCGGCCCCACGCGTCAGCCGCCCACAATGCGCCGAGAATGGTGGCAATCGTGAAGAACAGGAAACCAACGGCAATCGCTTTGTACATCACTTCTTCAATGACTTGCGAGTGCGGCAGCCATGATTTTTTGCCTGCATCTTCTTTTCTGAGTGCCAGCAGTTCGGCAATACCCAGCATGGCGGCAATACAGAATGCGCCGTAGCCGATAAAGTTGGCCGGAACGTGGATTTTCATCCACCAAGACTGCAAAGCCGGAATCAGCGGCTGAATGGCATGAGCCTCGCGTGAAACGCTGTACCACAAGACAAATCCGACCACAATCGCCATAAAGCTGAAGACAAAGCCACCCAATTTTTGTACGGCAAAACGGCCTTCGTAATAGAGGTACATCAGCGCCGTAATGACCAAGAACAAGATGAATACTTCGTAAAGGTTGGAAACCGGAATATGGCCGGCATCGGGACGCAGCAGATAGCTTTCATGCCAGCGCACCAGCAAACCGACAAAGCCCGCCATCGCGGAAACCCACGCAAATACGGTACCCATGCCCAAAAGCGTATTGGACGGCACATTTTTGCGCACCGCCGCTATCGCACCGACGATATAGGCAAACAAGGCAAAGAACACAAACGCGCATTGCCACATAATCGCCGACTGGCTGCTTAACAGGTATTTGAGCAGGAAGCCGTCTGCGCGTTTGATGTCGCCCCCATACAAATCAACGGCCAAATACGCCAAGCACACGCCCAAAGGGATAAACCAGCGCATCGGTTTGAAAAACCAACCCAGAAAAACGGCAATCCCAGCACTCACCCACAAAATCACCATTTCGTAGATGTCCATGTGCAGACCGGCCTGGGTTTGGGCAATAAACGCACCGACTGCAATCAGCAGCGCGAATGCCCAGTCGAAAAGGTTGAGGTTTCGGATAAATGATTTGTGTGTCAGAAGCTCATGCTCGGGCAAGGCCTGATATTTGTTATTCATGGTTCAAATCCTTGGCAAGCTGCTGCAATTGCCGTGTGTGTTGCGGAAATTCTTTCTGCAAGTCGCGTTCGTTGCGGCTGGAAGACATGGCAAAACGGATACGGCCGTCTGAAAACAGCAGCCAAGCCCGTTTTTCACGAATATAGAACATAAATACCGTACCCAACACCAGCAATACCGAACCCAAATACACCAGGAATGCACCCGGTGAACGGGTCATCTGCAGGCCGGAAGAGCGTACTTCGGTAAAACTTTCCAATTGCAGCATCATTGGCGCGGGATATTCGGTCAAACCGGTGTAAGCATCCATTGCATGCAGCAGGAAGCGGTTGCGTTTTTCATCTTGCGGCCAAGCCGGCAGATTGTATGTGCTGATCGTATCTTCCAAAGCGGCATTCATCACGCCATAGAGCATCTCATAGAAATAGCCCTGCATTTTTTCCTGCTGCTCTTTCGGAATATTGGTGGTAACAAATTCGTCCAAAGCCAAATAGCCGCCTTTGGCAAAAATCGACAAAGTGTTTTCCGCCGCTGCCATGAATTGCTCACGGATTTCGGCAGGCGCGCCTTTAACGGCATTAGCAACGGTTTTACGGCGTGCCGCATCATCTTTCAGATATTGGCGCAAAGCCATAAAGGTGTCGATTTGGCCGTTTTTATCCATCGGAATGCGCAACCAACGATATTGCTGCGCCAAGCCGCTGCGAGTGCCGGTAATGAAGAAATAGTCTTCATCTTGTTTTACCGGCAACATATAGTTTTTATATTCGACCGCCTGCCCTGCTTTGTCGCGGATGCGGTAAACGATAGACGGGCCTATATTGGTGTATTTTTTGCCTTCCTGACGAACGGAGCGAACATCGTTGAGGGCGGATTTCAGGTTTTGCTCTTTTTCAGACGGCTCGCTCATGTCTTCGACGTTCATCGAAGTAAACTGGTCGAATTCCAATTTATAAGAAGCCTTGCCCAAATCCAGCGGAAACTCGCGCATGGAAGTTGCTTTGAGTTTGACCGGAGTGCGGTCGGCATCAGCCAGATTCCACGCTTTAAACGTCAAGTCCGAGCCGCCGTCGGCAAAACTTGCCTGATAAACTGTAATACCGTGCAGCGTCAAAGGATGGTTGACGCGGATGGTGTGTTCGCTGACTTTGCCGGTCGCCTTGTCCGTTACTTCCAAGTCACTAGCAAAATCACGCGGCATACCGGTATCGTAAAAATCAATATGGAATTTCTTCAATTTGACGGAAAACGGTAAGTCTTGCACGAGCATGCCGTTATCCGCATTCAGAAACACCACGTCCGCGCTCTGCCCTTCCGCGATATTGACGTTGCCCCTAAACGACAGGTTGGATTCTCCCAACACGCTTTCGGGCTTAAAGTCTTTGGCATAAACCGCCGTATTGTCCGGCACGACTTGGCCGGTAAGCATACCGATTTTCAGCAGGATATTGCTGTCTATCAAACCGCCCAAACAAATCACAATAAGCGCGGCATGGGCAAAGATATAGCCCCATTTGTTCATCGCGCCTTTTTTCGCCGCCACCAAAACCGAGCTGTCTTCACGCGTAACCGTTTTGCAGCCGTAGCCCTGCACTTCCAAATATCGTTGCGCGACTTCAGGCGTCACCTGTCCGTCTAAAACGATGGAATGGCGCATTGCCGCCAGCGATTTTTCCTTCGCGTTTTCACGGAACGAACGAATCTCGCGCAAAAACGGCGGAACATTGCGAATCAGGCACAATCCGGTGGAAATCACCAAAAACATCATGATGACAACGAACCACGCCGAGGCGTATACGTCGTACAGGCCCAAAAAGCCGAAAATCTGCGACCAAAACGGGCCGAATTTCACCAAATAATCGACTTGTGGCTGGTTTTGCTGCAAGACCGTACCGATAATCGAAGCCACGCCCAACAGGCTGAGCAGGGCGACGGCAAAACGCATGGAGCTGAAAAAGGCAAACCACGGTCTGCGGATGAGTGGGACGGATGATGAAGATTTACTCATGTCTCAAATGTCGGCTTGGGGCAACCCGATCCGATGGAACGGACTGCAATGACGTGTGATGCGAAAGGAAGAATACTGCATATTGTAGTAAAAATCTTGCTGTCGCTATTTGAAAAAAACAATCAGGCTTATCGGCCTATATTGGCTAAGGCCGTCTGAAGGGTTTTCAGACGGCCTGTATCAATAAGCTCGTTTCAAAACGAAATTAGTGCAAACCTTGGATAAAGTTGGCTACTGCGTTCAACTCTTCTTCGCTCAGGCGGTTGGCAATATCGGCCATGATGGCGTTTTTGCGTTGGCCGGATTGGTAAGCTTTCATTTGCTCGACAACGTAAGCTTTGTGCTGGCCGCCCAGACGAGGATAGGCTTGGATTTCAGTACCGCCGCCAGGGATACCTGCGCCGCTAGGACCGTGGCAAGACATACATGCCGGCAGTTTTTTAGCGCTCAGGCCGCCGCGATAGATTTTCGCGCCCAGCTCTGGGTTTTCTTTAGGATTGGCTTCGCCCGGTTTGCCTTGTTGTTTAGCATAGTAGGCGGCAGCGTCGCGGATGTCTTGTTCGGACAAGTTCATCACCATCGGTTTCATTACGCCGGCAGCACCGTGCGTACGGGTACCGTCTTTGATGGCCATGGTTTGACCGTAGGTGTAGGCCGCAGCCTGACCTGCCAGTTTAGGATAAGTTGCGATACCGCTGTTACCATCGGCTGCGTGACACGCCGCACAGATAGTAGTCGCTACCTGTTTGCCTTTTTCAGCATCTGCTTTAGGGGCAGCGGAAACCGCACCGGCAGCCAATACCAAGGCCAATAAAGTCAATCGTTTCATGGAGTGCTCCTGATTACAGCATTGCGTACCGCGTCAATGCCTTTTTTATACTCAAATACCGGGGAATTTTCCCGATTAAAACCGATAATTCTATAAACGTGCTATTCTATACCAAGTTTACATTAAATTACTACTCAAATTACCAAACTGCTGCAACATAAATGCCCGATACAAATTATGATGTTGCAGTTTTGTTTCCATGTAAGGAAATCCTGATGAACCTTTTTCAAAACGCCAAATTCTTTACAACGGTCAACCATCTGAAAGACCTGCCCGACACGCCAGCCGAGATTGCCTTTGTCGGCCGAAGCAATGCCGGCAAATCCAGCGCCATCAATACTTTAACCAATCATGTGCGCCTTGCCTACGTTTCCAAAACACCGGGCCGCACCCAACACATCAATTTCTTTGAACTGGAAAACGGCAATTTCATGGTCGACTTGCCCGGCTACGGCTACGCGCAAGTACCGGAGGCCATCCGTGCGCACTGGGTCAAACTCTTGGGCGACTACCTGCAACAACGCCGCCAACTGATCGGCCTGATTTTGATTATGGACTCGCGCCATCCGCTCAAAGCTTTAGACATCCAAATGCTGGACTTTTTCCACATCACCGGCCGTCCTGTGCATATCCTGCTGTCAAAAGCAGA includes these proteins:
- a CDS encoding NAD(P)H-dependent glycerol-3-phosphate dehydrogenase, with the translated sequence MKITVIGAGSWGTALALHFAHHNNEVALWTRNPDQIRTLQADRENKRGLPGFPFPESLTVHADLGEALKDSQLALIVTSVAGLRSSAELLKQHNAADIPVLAACKGFEQDTGLLTFQVLKEVLPNNKKIGVLSGPSFAQELAAQLPCAVVLASENKDWVEETTAQLNTNVMRLYGSTDVIGVAVGGAVKNVMAIATGLSDGLEYGLNARAALVTRGLAEITRLAIAMGAQPKTMMGLAGIGDLILTCTGALSRNRRVGLGLAEGKELHQVLVEIGHVSEGVSTIEEVFNTAAKYQIDMPITQTLLQLIRKEMTPQQVVERLMERSARFE
- a CDS encoding cell division protein ZapA; its protein translation is MSIEQVNLDIMNVNFTINTPSEEKATLLQAVEMLNKKSDAIKESGRIVGTDKIVVMAALNVVHDLLKATLNDDLAIGEFERRITDMNNACQKALARLE
- the rplM gene encoding 50S ribosomal protein L13 yields the protein MKTFSAKPHEVKREWFVIDAEDKVLGRVAAEVAHRLRGKHKPEYTPHVDTGDYIIVINADKLRVTGAKFEDKKYFRHSGFPGGIYERTFREMQEQFPGRALEQAVKGMLPKGPLGYAMIKKLKVYAGAEHGHAAQQPKVLELK
- the rpsI gene encoding 30S ribosomal protein S9 — its product is MNGKYYYGTGRRKSSVARVFLTKGTGQIIVNGRPVDEFFARETSRMVVRQPLVLTENAESFDIKVNVTGGGETGQSGAIRHGITRALIDFDAALKPALSQAGFVTRDAREVERKKPGLRKARRAKQFSKR
- a CDS encoding protein disulfide oxidoreductase gives rise to the protein MMKTLLHYAKSLLQAVILFIFLSLIVDWVRKPDQPLQSAAQTLTLTNGQTTSLQSFSQNRVAVVYFWGSWCRICSYTSSTIEKLHQDNIPTLGVALRSGSDADIAHHMQQNNLSFPNFNDSDGLMAQKWNIAVTPTIIILKDGKMIHHTSGLSSYIGLKIRIYLANIFS
- the hpaR gene encoding homoprotocatechuate degradation operon regulator HpaR yields the protein MPNQSKHASINIGLIQAREALMTQFRPILNQANITDQQWRIIRLLAENGTLDFQDLANQACILRPSLTGILTRLEKAGLAVRLKPSNDQRRVYLKLTPEGEKLYESIGALVDERYDAIEKVLSKEKMAQLKELLAELAKIEQALK
- the hpaC gene encoding 4-hydroxyphenylacetate 3-monooxygenase, reductase component, which produces MTDSTHTLKRPFRDAMASCAAGVHIITTDGETGRYGITMTAVTAVTDEPPTVMLCINRQSAIIPILQGNRDLCINTLNDSQQDVAEHFAGLTDLSPEERFEYHIWHRGQTGQLEVEGALAHLHGSIVDQREIGTHYVFFVQLNEIRNTDTQAPALLYFRRQFKSLA
- the murU gene encoding N-acetylmuramate alpha-1-phosphate uridylyltransferase MurU encodes the protein MKAMILAAGRGERMRPLTDHTPKPLLEVAGTPLIGWHLRRLQQAGFTEIVINHAWLGQQIEDTLKDGSDYGVRIAYSPELAGGLETAGGIATALPLLGDEPFLVVNGDVLTDIDFQAARLAAQRMQEHNLLSHLWLVDNPPHHPEGDFGLLSDGLVSASSADGQALTFSGVGVYHPALFKDTPAHQAAKLAPLLRQAMSQSQISGEHHNGLWLDVGTVERLQEADRVAQSW
- the rarD gene encoding EamA family transporter RarD translates to MTNLSKGLLAAIASNLLFAMLFLYGVWMQPMSGTEIFAWRMVAMLSALCVLMTMVNGWQAAARFANNIGRDWKRWLLIVLPTPIFASQLWLFVWGPVNGEGVNIAMGYFLFPLAMMLGGRIWFKERLNRLQTVAVALACAGVACELLRSGAFSWTTVWVFGTYPFYYLPRRKLGVPSLIGLTFDLMMITPFALAYIIFATDTPAMIAAKPVLIFFIVLLGFNSAISMHLNLKASQLLQVAVFGMLSYLEPVLLFIVSIVWLGEPVQKGALIGYGLIWSGLCVMIVNGLLGMKKEKKLAKA